Proteins from a genomic interval of Verrucomicrobium sp.:
- a CDS encoding beta-ketoacyl-[acyl-carrier-protein] synthase family protein, which produces MRRVVVTGLGFITSIGNSKAEVLHSLRELKTGIEPFSEFAGPESPVKLAGTVKGFDFPTPDCEDWTIPEPYQLGRSALRSMGPNAVFGYCAMQQAIDDAKLPPEIVSHPRTGALCSSAGSMWMSYEHLHTMVTRGVQKTQPLGLVASISGTLNINLGALFKIKGSCWGIISACSSSAHGLGSALDLIRLGRQDVMFVVGAEDHNKYTGLPFAGIRALSTGTDPEKTPCAFDKKRDGFVFTGGATTLVLEELDHAQKRGATIYAEVIGWGEASDGYNIMAPDPTGDGLTRAMRNALADARISPGDVDYINAHATSTPPGDKAEIEAVRAVFDGGKIPYISSTKSLTGHGLCLAGAMEAGFTTLAIAEKFTPVSAHITELDPMCEGIPVVTRPVDAAPRIAMSNSSGFGGANVSLVFKEFQG; this is translated from the coding sequence ATGCGTCGGGTCGTCGTCACCGGGTTGGGATTCATCACCAGCATCGGCAATTCCAAGGCGGAAGTTCTCCACAGCCTCCGCGAGCTGAAGACGGGCATCGAGCCCTTTTCCGAGTTTGCCGGGCCGGAGTCCCCCGTGAAGCTGGCCGGCACCGTCAAAGGCTTCGATTTCCCCACCCCGGACTGCGAGGACTGGACCATTCCCGAGCCCTACCAGCTGGGCCGCAGCGCCCTGCGCTCCATGGGGCCTAACGCCGTCTTCGGCTACTGCGCAATGCAGCAGGCCATCGACGACGCCAAGCTCCCCCCGGAGATCGTCTCCCACCCCCGCACCGGCGCGCTCTGCTCCTCCGCCGGGTCGATGTGGATGTCCTACGAGCACCTGCACACCATGGTCACCCGGGGCGTGCAGAAAACGCAGCCTCTCGGCCTCGTCGCCTCCATCTCCGGCACGCTGAACATCAATCTGGGCGCTCTCTTCAAGATCAAGGGCTCCTGCTGGGGCATCATCAGCGCCTGCTCCTCCTCCGCCCACGGGCTGGGCAGCGCCCTGGACCTCATCCGCCTGGGGCGGCAGGACGTCATGTTCGTCGTCGGCGCGGAGGACCACAACAAGTACACCGGCCTCCCCTTCGCCGGCATCCGCGCGCTGAGCACCGGCACCGACCCGGAGAAGACCCCCTGCGCATTCGACAAGAAGCGGGACGGCTTCGTCTTCACCGGCGGCGCCACCACCCTGGTGCTGGAGGAACTGGACCACGCGCAAAAGCGCGGCGCGACGATCTACGCGGAGGTCATCGGCTGGGGCGAGGCCAGCGACGGCTACAACATCATGGCCCCGGACCCGACCGGCGACGGCCTGACCCGCGCCATGCGCAACGCGCTGGCCGACGCGCGGATTTCCCCCGGCGACGTCGACTACATCAACGCCCACGCCACCTCCACCCCGCCGGGAGACAAGGCGGAGATCGAGGCCGTCCGCGCCGTTTTTGACGGCGGAAAAATCCCCTACATCAGCAGCACCAAGAGCCTGACCGGCCACGGCCTCTGCCTGGCGGGCGCGATGGAGGCGGGCTTCACCACCCTGGCCATCGCGGAAAAGTTCACTCCCGTCTCCGCCCACATCACGGAGCTGGATCCGATGTGCGAGGGGATTCCCGTCGTCACCCGGCCGGTCGACGCCGCCCCCCGGATCGCCATGAGCAATTCCAGCGGCTTCGGCGGGGCCAACGTGAGCCTGGTATTCAAGGAATTCCAGGGATGA
- a CDS encoding phosphopantetheine-binding protein codes for MIISGIIERYLPAESKVSMAETTNDTRLAEDLGIDSLTMLEIVLSIEEALGFRIEDSELRNIRTMGDVHQFLDTKLSGAPEDGPAAAPAARKYLRDEIASIIPQQPPFLFVDEASLTTEAITASYFLKGDEQFFDGHFKDDPVVPAAIVFEALGQACCLWVLEQGAAQAQIEIPSNQVVFASLDGAHFYKRAKPGERLEFEAKLLRLRSPLALFEGTVKVGGVRIAHIEKLVLAFGDIENLERNQIAAHADPAPAAA; via the coding sequence GTGATCATTTCCGGCATCATCGAGCGATACCTGCCCGCCGAATCGAAAGTCTCCATGGCGGAAACGACCAACGACACCCGCCTTGCCGAAGACTTGGGCATCGACTCCCTGACGATGCTGGAAATCGTCCTCTCCATCGAGGAGGCCCTCGGCTTCCGCATTGAGGACAGCGAGCTGCGGAACATCCGCACCATGGGTGACGTCCATCAATTCCTGGACACCAAGCTTTCCGGCGCGCCCGAAGACGGCCCCGCCGCCGCCCCCGCCGCCCGCAAATACCTGCGCGACGAGATCGCCTCCATCATTCCCCAGCAGCCTCCCTTTCTCTTCGTCGACGAGGCCTCCCTCACCACGGAGGCGATCACCGCCAGCTACTTCCTAAAGGGCGACGAGCAGTTCTTCGATGGCCACTTCAAGGACGATCCGGTCGTCCCCGCCGCCATTGTCTTCGAGGCCCTGGGCCAGGCCTGCTGCCTCTGGGTTCTGGAGCAGGGCGCCGCGCAGGCGCAGATCGAGATCCCGAGCAATCAGGTCGTCTTCGCCTCCCTGGACGGCGCCCACTTCTACAAGCGGGCCAAGCCGGGCGAGCGCCTCGAGTTCGAGGCCAAGCTGCTCCGCCTCCGCTCCCCGCTGGCCCTCTTCGAGGGGACGGTCAAGGTCGGCGGCGTCCGCATCGCCCATATCGAGAAGCTGGTCCTGGCCTTCGGCGACATCGAGAACCTGGAGCGGAACCAGATCGCCGCCCACGCCGATCCGGCTCCCGCCGCGGCCTAA
- a CDS encoding glycosyltransferase family 4 protein translates to MATYCAEIARAAAAQGHEVEVWTPGAPQKEDVALAPVRVIRFGGKSSLRLGSLLAFGLRVWRCRRMLRGVQVVLGSYGAQRIFLELERWGLLGRIAAEAELTFLFHGSEVPRYRDRFFLRGPARRVFSRAPKVCATSRYSARLLEESGLLPSGLRVGVALCAIRHDLLHAARRLREHRGRPKPRDPQEPVRVLTLARLHPRKGQLETARALAALPEAVRRKVLYQVGGTGAAAYLYQVEAACREGGVRFAHLGAVPEERLAATYDQCDFHVMTSRALPKSVEGFGLSYLEAGVFGKPSIACRTGGVEEAVLDGLSGILVEEGNQKELVEALRRLIEDAELRQVLGEGARAHALSHDWQEAARVVFSEIG, encoded by the coding sequence GTGGCCACGTACTGCGCCGAAATCGCCCGAGCGGCGGCCGCACAGGGGCATGAGGTGGAGGTCTGGACCCCCGGCGCGCCGCAAAAGGAGGACGTCGCCTTGGCCCCGGTGCGGGTGATTCGTTTCGGCGGGAAATCGAGCCTGCGGCTGGGCAGCCTCCTGGCCTTTGGCCTGCGCGTCTGGCGTTGCCGCCGGATGCTGCGGGGCGTGCAGGTTGTCCTGGGCAGCTATGGCGCGCAGCGCATCTTCCTGGAGCTGGAGCGGTGGGGCCTCCTGGGCCGGATCGCGGCGGAGGCCGAGCTGACGTTCCTTTTCCACGGTTCCGAGGTGCCCCGTTACCGCGACCGTTTCTTTTTGCGCGGCCCGGCCCGGCGCGTTTTTTCCCGCGCGCCGAAGGTCTGCGCCACCTCCCGCTATTCCGCGCGGCTTTTGGAGGAGAGCGGGCTGCTCCCTTCCGGACTCCGCGTGGGCGTGGCCCTCTGCGCCATCCGGCATGACCTGCTCCACGCCGCCCGCCGCCTGCGGGAGCACCGGGGCAGGCCGAAGCCGCGCGACCCGCAGGAGCCGGTCCGCGTCCTGACGCTGGCGCGCCTTCATCCGCGCAAGGGCCAGCTGGAGACGGCCCGTGCCCTGGCCGCCCTGCCGGAGGCGGTCCGGCGGAAGGTTCTTTACCAAGTCGGCGGCACGGGGGCTGCCGCTTACCTGTATCAGGTGGAGGCGGCCTGCCGGGAGGGAGGCGTCCGCTTCGCGCACCTCGGCGCGGTGCCGGAGGAGCGCCTGGCCGCGACGTACGATCAGTGCGACTTCCATGTGATGACCAGCCGCGCCCTGCCAAAGAGCGTGGAAGGCTTCGGCCTTTCCTATTTGGAGGCGGGCGTCTTTGGGAAGCCCTCCATCGCCTGCCGGACTGGCGGCGTGGAGGAAGCGGTCCTCGACGGCCTCAGCGGCATCCTGGTGGAGGAAGGAAACCAAAAGGAGCTGGTGGAGGCGCTCCGCCGCCTCATCGAGGACGCGGAGCTGCGGCAGGTTTTGGGCGAGGGGGCGAGGGCCCACGCCCTTTCCCACGATTGGCAGGAGGCGGCGCGCGTCGTCTTTAGCGAGATCGGTTGA
- a CDS encoding DUF1957 domain-containing protein, which translates to MDSNDSWSADEGYPGDGAYREFYRDIGFDLEYDYIRPYILSTGQRKFTGLKYHRITGRNVEKEPYRPQAATAKAAEHAGNFLFNRQKQVEHLRGVMDRPPIIVSPYDAELYGHWWFEGPQFLNYFLRKTAYDQNTFKTITPSEYLTRYPTQQVSTPSASSWGAKGYWEVWLEGSNAWIYPHLHQAAARMTALARRFRDCYGQTDRAMKQAARELLLAQSSDWAFIMKTGTMVPYAVKRTKDHLLRFNRLAEQIEQNRIDNDFLGNCEWRDNIFPNINWRYYI; encoded by the coding sequence ATGGACTCGAACGACAGCTGGAGCGCGGACGAGGGCTACCCCGGCGACGGCGCCTACCGGGAATTCTACCGGGACATCGGCTTCGACCTGGAATACGACTACATCCGCCCCTACATCCTCTCCACCGGCCAGCGGAAATTCACCGGCCTCAAATACCACCGCATCACCGGCCGCAACGTGGAGAAGGAGCCCTACCGTCCCCAGGCCGCCACGGCGAAGGCGGCGGAGCACGCGGGCAACTTCCTCTTCAACCGGCAGAAGCAGGTGGAGCACCTCCGCGGCGTGATGGACCGCCCGCCGATCATCGTCTCCCCCTACGACGCGGAACTCTACGGCCACTGGTGGTTTGAGGGGCCGCAGTTCCTCAACTACTTCCTGCGGAAGACCGCCTACGACCAAAACACCTTCAAGACGATCACCCCCAGCGAGTACCTGACCCGCTACCCCACGCAGCAGGTCTCCACCCCGTCCGCCTCCTCCTGGGGCGCCAAGGGGTATTGGGAAGTCTGGCTGGAGGGCTCCAACGCCTGGATCTATCCCCACCTGCACCAGGCCGCCGCGCGGATGACCGCCCTGGCCCGCCGCTTCCGCGACTGCTACGGCCAGACCGACCGGGCCATGAAGCAAGCCGCCCGGGAGCTGCTCCTGGCGCAGTCGAGCGACTGGGCCTTCATCATGAAGACCGGCACCATGGTCCCCTACGCCGTGAAGCGGACGAAGGACCACCTCCTGCGCTTCAACCGCCTGGCCGAGCAGATCGAACAGAACCGGATCGACAACGACTTCCTGGGCAACTGCGAGTGGCGGGACAACATCTTCCCCAACATCAACTGGCGCTACTATATTTAG